A genome region from Micromonospora peucetia includes the following:
- a CDS encoding condensation domain-containing protein has protein sequence MSGPSPVEAIYPLTPLQEGMLLESLDAGDARAYLSQVRYTLRGAVDTDALRSAWTAVAAKHQALRACVAYTGLTAPVQAVYRQPFDLVEVVDGVHDDDALDEHLRRDLDAGFDLERAPLHRVRLLERADGTWEMVWTSHHIMIDGWSIPIVISDVFVAYGQRCAGAPIDLLPTADYRDYLRWTAGRDRGQVLEHWRRALRGFTEPTPLPTPAPGALDRGRQVLAATLPAADSARLVQRAKQERVTLNTLIQAAWTVVLARFSGRDDVLFGATVSGRPAAVPGAETMVGLFINTLPVRVRLPRRVPVATWLQDLQRRFLASREYEEASLRDIRSVAEVPRHRSLFGSIVVVENYPLITDGRFGDRRPPVDIVAATSREELAHPLVLSVTGGGETAVELFHDDAKVPALAAQAMLDGFVAVLRTLADGSAAGVADLLAAVPAATPLTGGTPAVAEPPLVPAVLRAVAAASPDAVAVVDGPRRMSYAALVHAADRGAGRLRQHGVVTGATVALLADRGVDRVAATLAVWFAGGQFVPLDPAWPAARTSALLAQVDPAVVLTDDPAVAAADAPVLSLTALLADTDTDTGYAAGADIDADAGSGGGGGAHRAVVPAEQVWEPVAAGRTDAAYTIFTSGTTGRSKPVVVEHGALAAAVAGWETAHSFAARTRNHLHLANPAFDVAIAEVLRALCAGRTVVVASRAVGEDPAALLDLILDEQVDVMDVPPSLLRPLMDEVELSGQRLDQLSTVLIGGESWFARDYVRLAEVAGAGTRVVNAYGITETSIDSAYAVLGTVAGQAETLWLDATYPGVDALLVDGAGRPVPVGARGEVWLSGPTLARGYDRDPARTALRFVPDARPGRAGSRAYRTGDLGTIDGRGRLHLLGRVDAQLSVNGHRIEPQEVEAALVVHPEVAGAAVTVRDGHLVAFVTSPTAALDTERVRAHLRALLPSYAVPMLVRIDALPVTANGKLDRAALPATVDGRPTVTGHVEPSTPTERILAEVWREVLGVDRVGVRDNFFDLGGDSIAGLRVKGRAAGQGVDLQPRDVFTYQTVAELAAYVDTRETDTVVATLVAEGEVPLLPVQRLFLDHVGADPAHFDMAQGVRVAQVLDPDTVRAALEAVARRHGALRTRFRRTPGGWRQWVEAAPDPLVTFQVVDLRGRPDDRAATHQTLLAGHRSGHDLAGSPLWSCLVVLDDQETTLYFAVHHLVMDIYSWRLVIQDFLGNYAALTAGEPPRDAPMAGYPEYALAAAAQIDSLRESESAWLSTVGTPRPVPTTLSGGENTLAGVRSVEGAVSPTATDTLHRLRAGGGTASPVLVTLLAGFSRAYSRWSGEDLYLFVETHGRDTTLGGVDTSAAVGWFTALYPATVPYRPTESFSDTWWRVRRLVESVPRPVSSFGLLRDAEPRSALADVPLPQIALNHTGTMSADVDGSHQHGLSVVPVPSLTADPTTRRDQLIDVETGVADGRFQFAVNYSSAHFDQAGIEKFAALFSEELENLPDHIEEEKTHGAV, from the coding sequence ATGAGCGGCCCGAGCCCGGTCGAGGCGATCTACCCGCTGACCCCGTTACAGGAGGGGATGCTGCTGGAGTCCCTCGACGCCGGAGACGCGCGTGCGTACCTGAGCCAGGTCCGCTACACCCTGCGCGGGGCGGTGGACACCGACGCGCTTCGGTCGGCGTGGACCGCGGTCGCCGCCAAGCACCAGGCGCTGCGGGCCTGCGTGGCGTACACCGGGCTGACCGCCCCGGTGCAGGCCGTGTACCGGCAGCCGTTCGACCTGGTAGAGGTCGTCGACGGGGTGCACGACGACGACGCCCTCGACGAGCACCTCCGGCGGGACCTGGACGCCGGGTTCGACCTGGAACGCGCCCCCCTGCACCGGGTGCGACTTCTCGAACGCGCCGACGGCACGTGGGAGATGGTGTGGACCTCTCACCACATCATGATCGACGGCTGGTCCATTCCGATCGTGATCAGTGACGTCTTCGTCGCGTACGGCCAACGGTGTGCCGGGGCGCCGATCGATCTCCTCCCGACCGCCGACTACCGCGACTACCTGCGGTGGACCGCCGGGCGGGACCGGGGGCAGGTGCTGGAGCACTGGCGGCGGGCACTGCGGGGGTTCACCGAGCCGACGCCCCTGCCGACGCCGGCGCCCGGTGCCCTCGACCGGGGCCGTCAGGTCCTCGCCGCGACCCTGCCGGCCGCGGACTCGGCCCGGCTCGTCCAGCGGGCCAAGCAGGAACGAGTCACCCTCAACACCCTGATCCAGGCTGCCTGGACGGTTGTCCTGGCCCGGTTCAGTGGCCGCGACGACGTGTTGTTCGGCGCCACCGTCTCCGGCCGGCCGGCGGCCGTGCCCGGGGCGGAGACGATGGTCGGCCTGTTCATCAACACCCTTCCGGTACGGGTCCGGCTGCCCCGGCGGGTGCCGGTGGCGACCTGGTTGCAGGACCTCCAGCGGCGCTTCCTGGCCAGCAGGGAGTACGAGGAGGCGTCGCTGCGCGACATCCGGTCGGTGGCCGAGGTGCCCCGCCACCGGAGCCTCTTCGGGTCCATCGTGGTGGTCGAGAACTATCCGCTGATCACCGACGGCCGGTTCGGTGACCGGCGTCCCCCGGTGGACATCGTCGCGGCCACCTCCCGGGAGGAACTCGCCCACCCGCTCGTGCTCAGCGTGACCGGCGGTGGGGAGACGGCGGTCGAGCTGTTCCACGACGACGCCAAGGTCCCGGCGCTGGCGGCCCAGGCGATGCTCGACGGGTTCGTCGCGGTGCTCCGGACCCTGGCCGACGGCAGCGCGGCCGGGGTGGCCGACCTGTTGGCGGCGGTGCCGGCGGCGACGCCGCTGACCGGCGGGACGCCGGCTGTCGCCGAGCCGCCGCTGGTCCCGGCGGTGCTCCGGGCCGTGGCGGCGGCGTCCCCCGACGCGGTGGCGGTGGTCGACGGCCCCCGCCGGATGAGTTACGCGGCGCTGGTCCACGCCGCCGACCGGGGTGCCGGACGGCTGCGCCAGCACGGTGTCGTGACCGGCGCGACGGTCGCCCTGCTCGCCGATCGTGGCGTCGACCGGGTCGCGGCGACCCTGGCGGTGTGGTTCGCCGGGGGCCAGTTCGTGCCGCTGGATCCGGCCTGGCCGGCGGCCCGCACCAGCGCGCTGCTGGCCCAGGTCGACCCCGCCGTGGTTCTCACCGATGATCCGGCCGTCGCGGCCGCCGACGCCCCGGTGCTGTCCCTGACCGCTCTCCTCGCCGACACCGACACCGACACCGGCTACGCGGCTGGTGCCGACATCGACGCCGATGCCGGCAGCGGTGGCGGTGGCGGTGCCCACCGCGCCGTCGTACCGGCCGAGCAGGTGTGGGAGCCGGTGGCGGCGGGCCGCACCGACGCGGCGTACACGATCTTCACCTCGGGGACCACCGGGCGGTCCAAGCCGGTCGTCGTCGAGCACGGGGCCCTCGCCGCGGCGGTGGCGGGGTGGGAGACGGCCCACTCGTTCGCCGCCCGTACCCGCAACCACCTGCATCTGGCCAACCCGGCCTTCGACGTGGCGATCGCCGAGGTGCTCCGGGCACTGTGCGCCGGTCGGACGGTGGTCGTGGCCTCCCGGGCGGTCGGGGAGGACCCGGCGGCGCTGCTCGACCTGATCCTCGACGAGCAGGTCGACGTCATGGACGTCCCGCCCAGCCTGCTGCGTCCCCTGATGGACGAGGTGGAGCTGTCCGGACAGCGCCTCGACCAGCTCAGCACCGTCCTGATCGGCGGGGAGTCCTGGTTCGCCCGCGACTACGTCCGCCTCGCCGAGGTCGCCGGTGCGGGGACCCGGGTGGTCAACGCGTACGGCATCACCGAGACCAGCATCGACAGCGCGTACGCGGTCCTCGGCACCGTCGCCGGCCAGGCCGAGACACTTTGGCTGGACGCCACGTACCCGGGCGTGGACGCGCTCCTCGTGGACGGGGCAGGCAGACCGGTTCCGGTGGGGGCCCGGGGCGAGGTGTGGCTCAGCGGCCCCACGCTCGCCCGTGGGTACGACCGGGATCCAGCCCGTACGGCGCTGCGGTTCGTCCCCGACGCCCGCCCCGGCCGCGCCGGCTCGCGGGCGTACCGCACCGGTGACCTGGGCACCATCGACGGGCGGGGACGGCTGCACCTGCTCGGCCGGGTCGACGCGCAACTGTCGGTCAACGGGCACCGGATCGAGCCGCAGGAGGTGGAGGCGGCCCTCGTCGTGCACCCCGAGGTGGCCGGCGCCGCGGTCACGGTGCGCGACGGACACCTGGTGGCGTTCGTGACCTCCCCGACCGCGGCCCTGGACACCGAGCGGGTCCGGGCACATCTGCGCGCCCTGCTGCCGTCGTACGCGGTGCCGATGCTGGTCCGGATCGACGCCCTGCCGGTCACCGCGAACGGCAAGCTGGACCGCGCGGCGCTGCCGGCCACGGTGGACGGTCGGCCCACCGTCACCGGCCACGTCGAGCCGTCCACCCCGACCGAGCGGATCCTGGCGGAGGTGTGGCGGGAGGTCCTCGGGGTCGACCGGGTCGGTGTCCGGGACAACTTCTTCGACCTCGGCGGTGACTCGATCGCCGGGCTGCGGGTCAAGGGCCGGGCCGCCGGGCAGGGCGTCGACCTCCAGCCGCGTGACGTGTTCACCTACCAGACGGTGGCGGAACTGGCCGCGTACGTGGACACCCGGGAGACCGACACCGTCGTGGCGACCCTGGTCGCCGAGGGCGAAGTCCCGTTGCTGCCGGTCCAGCGGCTGTTCCTGGACCACGTCGGTGCGGACCCGGCCCACTTCGACATGGCCCAGGGCGTACGGGTGGCCCAGGTCCTCGACCCGGACACCGTCCGGGCGGCGCTGGAGGCTGTCGCCCGCCGGCACGGCGCCCTGCGGACCCGGTTCCGGCGCACCCCCGGCGGCTGGCGGCAGTGGGTCGAGGCGGCACCCGACCCGCTGGTGACCTTCCAGGTGGTGGACCTGCGGGGGCGTCCCGACGATCGGGCGGCCACGCACCAGACGCTGCTCGCCGGCCACCGCTCCGGCCACGACCTGGCCGGCAGCCCGCTCTGGTCCTGCCTGGTGGTTCTCGACGACCAGGAGACCACGCTCTACTTCGCCGTGCACCACCTGGTCATGGACATCTACTCGTGGCGGTTGGTGATCCAGGACTTCCTCGGCAACTACGCCGCCCTGACCGCCGGTGAACCGCCCCGGGACGCGCCGATGGCCGGCTACCCCGAGTACGCCCTCGCGGCAGCCGCGCAGATCGACTCCCTGCGGGAGTCGGAGTCGGCCTGGCTGTCGACGGTCGGCACTCCCCGGCCGGTCCCCACCACCCTGTCGGGCGGGGAGAACACCCTGGCCGGGGTCCGGAGCGTCGAGGGAGCGGTGTCCCCGACGGCCACCGACACGCTGCACCGGCTGCGTGCCGGCGGCGGCACCGCCAGCCCGGTCCTGGTCACCCTCCTGGCCGGGTTCTCCCGTGCCTACAGTCGGTGGTCCGGGGAGGATCTGTACCTGTTCGTGGAGACCCACGGCCGGGACACCACCCTGGGCGGGGTGGACACCAGCGCCGCCGTCGGGTGGTTCACCGCGCTGTACCCGGCGACCGTGCCGTACCGGCCCACCGAGTCCTTCTCCGACACCTGGTGGCGGGTGCGCCGGCTGGTGGAGTCCGTGCCCCGCCCGGTGTCGTCGTTCGGGCTGCTCCGTGACGCCGAGCCGCGGTCGGCGCTGGCTGATGTCCCGCTGCCACAGATCGCGCTGAACCACACCGGGACCATGTCGGCCGACGTCGACGGCTCCCACCAGCATGGCTTGAGCGTGGTGCCGGTGCCGTCGCTGACCGCCGACCCGACCACCCGCCGCGACCAGCTGATCGACGTGGAGACCGGCGTGGCGGACGGACGGTTCCAGTTCGCCGTCAACTACAGCTCCGCGCACTTCGACCAGGCCGGCATCGAGAAGTTCGCCGCCCTGTTCAGCGAGGAGCTGGAGAACCTGCCTGACCACATCGAGGAGGAGAAGACTCATGGCGCTGTTTGA
- a CDS encoding lantibiotic dehydratase, producing MTVTVGDAPHEPAGPLPYGPDWTILPSVFARVAGMPMDWILAEPGADHAGARAAGEQALAEIVRQPLFAEALTWQNRDMFRQARRNLDSARPQRRREAQRRLWAYAARYCAKNDTIGFFGPIVWGSVTTGATDIGPVTDRLLRRGVFFEHWALRAVATAIETRHGLDPWTIPRLAAGVAVVADGVLLADNAPLRLDALPRRVVEVCDGTRTVVDVVDELADHPAPEVGAVLTRLRAMGVLTAGLVVPRRVDPEAHLRGQLARVADSRRRVAAQADLAELVAARDRVADAAGDADRLTEALEGLDDTFVAITGREARRGTGQFYAGRGVVYEDCLGDLPVRLGADVLDPIRPALELLLFSAAWFTRAVAQAYERFIADLITAQEPAPGAGVPLSEILTAVAGTTAWGARSPADAVAERLRRTWHALLVGDADPGRRRIGHDATALRSGVESAFAHDVVGWRGTRLYSPDLMIAARSAADLRDGRFLAVLGELHPAHNTMDVLAADAWHPDRDRWHGWLDSSAPTDRVTPLYPLDHDQINSRTVPPSAYLSPSATYLGLGSGVPYHPRGARMLPVSALRATRVGDRVVITSAVDPEYAADVPTVFGELLANAAATRFGILPAADHRPRLCIGDLVVQRESWTLPYPELPSPNQGPDRACDVLRAIGAARDMPRHVFVTVGGERKPFHLDFGNPLSVEVLLSHLRRQQRAEPTGRVTFVEMLPDPDQLWLTDAAGRRYTAEFRITCVDQRTAGNGHSSSPGAQP from the coding sequence GTGACGGTCACCGTCGGCGATGCCCCGCACGAACCGGCCGGTCCGCTGCCCTACGGGCCGGACTGGACGATCCTGCCGTCGGTCTTCGCCCGGGTGGCCGGCATGCCGATGGACTGGATCCTCGCCGAGCCGGGGGCCGACCACGCCGGCGCGCGGGCCGCCGGGGAACAGGCCCTGGCCGAGATCGTCCGGCAGCCGCTGTTCGCCGAGGCGTTGACCTGGCAGAACCGGGACATGTTCCGGCAGGCGCGGCGCAACCTCGACTCCGCCCGGCCGCAGCGACGCCGCGAGGCACAGCGACGGCTCTGGGCGTACGCGGCCCGGTACTGCGCGAAGAACGACACCATCGGGTTCTTCGGGCCGATCGTCTGGGGATCGGTCACCACCGGCGCCACCGACATCGGTCCGGTGACCGACCGGCTGCTGAGACGTGGAGTGTTCTTCGAGCACTGGGCGCTGCGGGCGGTGGCCACCGCGATCGAGACCCGGCACGGCCTCGACCCGTGGACCATCCCGCGGCTGGCCGCCGGGGTGGCCGTCGTCGCCGACGGGGTGCTGCTGGCCGACAACGCCCCGTTGCGGCTGGACGCGTTGCCGCGCCGGGTCGTCGAGGTGTGCGACGGCACCCGGACCGTCGTCGACGTGGTGGACGAGCTCGCCGACCACCCCGCGCCGGAGGTCGGCGCCGTCCTGACCCGGCTGCGGGCGATGGGAGTCCTCACCGCCGGGCTGGTGGTGCCCCGGCGGGTCGACCCGGAGGCGCACCTGCGCGGCCAACTCGCCCGGGTCGCCGACTCGCGACGTCGGGTGGCGGCGCAGGCGGACCTGGCCGAGTTGGTGGCGGCCCGCGACCGGGTCGCCGACGCCGCCGGTGACGCCGACCGTCTCACCGAGGCCCTCGAAGGCCTCGACGACACGTTCGTCGCGATCACCGGGCGGGAGGCCCGACGCGGTACCGGCCAGTTCTACGCCGGGCGGGGAGTGGTCTACGAGGACTGCCTCGGTGACCTTCCGGTGCGTCTCGGCGCGGACGTGCTGGACCCGATCCGGCCCGCCCTGGAACTGTTGCTGTTCAGCGCGGCCTGGTTCACCCGGGCGGTGGCCCAGGCGTACGAGCGGTTCATCGCGGACCTGATCACCGCGCAGGAGCCGGCTCCCGGCGCCGGGGTGCCGCTGTCGGAGATCCTTACGGCGGTGGCCGGCACGACCGCGTGGGGCGCCCGCTCCCCGGCCGACGCCGTCGCCGAGCGGCTGCGCCGGACCTGGCACGCCCTCCTGGTCGGCGACGCGGACCCGGGCCGGCGGCGGATCGGGCACGACGCGACCGCCCTGCGTTCCGGGGTCGAGTCCGCCTTCGCCCACGATGTGGTGGGGTGGCGCGGCACCCGGCTGTACAGCCCGGACCTGATGATCGCCGCCCGGTCGGCGGCGGACCTGCGCGACGGGCGGTTCCTGGCGGTCCTCGGCGAACTGCACCCGGCCCACAACACCATGGACGTGCTGGCCGCCGACGCCTGGCACCCGGACCGCGACCGGTGGCACGGATGGCTGGACAGCAGTGCCCCCACCGACCGGGTGACGCCGCTGTACCCGCTGGACCACGATCAGATCAACTCTCGGACCGTCCCGCCGTCGGCCTACCTGTCGCCGTCCGCCACCTACCTGGGGCTGGGCTCCGGCGTGCCGTACCACCCCCGGGGCGCGCGGATGCTGCCGGTGTCGGCGCTGCGCGCGACCCGGGTCGGCGACCGGGTCGTCATCACCTCGGCTGTCGACCCGGAGTACGCCGCTGACGTGCCCACCGTCTTCGGTGAACTGCTGGCCAACGCGGCAGCCACCCGGTTCGGGATCCTGCCGGCCGCCGATCACCGCCCCCGGCTGTGCATCGGCGATCTGGTGGTGCAACGGGAGAGTTGGACGTTGCCCTACCCCGAGTTGCCCTCCCCGAACCAGGGCCCCGACCGGGCGTGCGACGTGCTGCGGGCCATCGGCGCGGCCCGGGACATGCCCCGGCACGTGTTCGTGACCGTCGGCGGCGAGCGCAAGCCGTTCCACCTGGACTTCGGCAATCCGCTGTCGGTGGAGGTGCTGCTCTCCCACCTCCGGCGACAGCAGCGCGCCGAGCCGACCGGCCGGGTCACCTTCGTGGAGATGCTGCCCGACCCCGATCAGCTCTGGCTGACCGACGCCGCGGGTCGCCGGTACACCGCCGAGTTCCGGATCACCTGCGTCGACCAGCGAACCGCCGGCAACGGACACTCCTCGTCCCCTGGAGCGCAACCGTGA
- a CDS encoding MbtH family protein, with the protein MALFDEDDDTIIYAVVVNHEEQYSVWPVDREVPDGWREVGVTGRVRECLDHIEKVWVDMRPLSLRRALEPQ; encoded by the coding sequence ATGGCGCTGTTTGACGAGGACGACGACACCATCATCTACGCCGTCGTGGTCAACCACGAGGAGCAGTACTCGGTCTGGCCGGTCGACCGGGAGGTACCGGACGGCTGGCGCGAGGTCGGGGTGACCGGACGCGTCCGGGAGTGCCTCGACCACATCGAGAAGGTGTGGGTGGACATGCGTCCGCTCAGCCTCCGCCGAGCACTGGAACCACAGTGA